The genomic stretch CATTTTTACCCACGGTTGGATGGCGTTTACCACTTTCTTTCCCTGTTCCCCCTAAAGTAACCCCTTGATAAATTAAGGTATAGTCACCAATTTGGGCTGTTTCTCCGATAACTACCCCCATACCGTGGTCAATAAATATCCCTTGTCCAATGGTTGCCCCTGGATGAATCTCAATACCAGTGAAAAAACGAGCAAAATGAGAGATAAGTCGAGGAATTAACGGAAGCTTTAGATGGTATAGTCCGTGAGCGATACGATGGAATAGTAAAGCCTGTAAACCAGGATAACAAAACAGAACTTCCAGCCAGTTACGGGCGGCTGGGTCACGTTCAAAGATAATACGAAAGTCAGCAATCAGGGATGATAGCACTGATGATTTTCCTGCTCGGTAATAAGCGTCTTAAACTTATTTTATCATTAGGGGTCAATCCCGTGCTTAAAGAATCTTAATTATTAAAGATCTTAATGACATCACAGACAATTATGACGGCTTTCGTTGAAATAATTTATCATAAAGTTAAGGAATCTCATAAAGAAGCGTGATTTTACCGATTCTTTTGTTGTTGTGTTTCTTCCTCCTCATTATTCGTTATTATTGAATGTTAGACCAGATTCTTGATTCTTCTCTCTCTTTGAGCCTAAAAACTCCTTTATTGCTCCTTGTTCTTATTGCCTTAGAAGCCGTATTGTCTGCGGATAATGCTATTGCTTTAGCGGCGATCGCCCAAGGGTTAGAGGATCGCAAATCCCAGCGTTTTGCTCTTAATGTTGGGTTGGTAGGGGCTTATATTTTACGAATGTCTCTGATTTTGACTGCCACCTGGGTAATTAAGTTTTGGCAATTTGAATTATTAGGGGCTGTTTATTTGCTGTGGTTAGTCTTTAATTACTTTACCTCTCAAGAAGACGAACAGCATCATCACCATGGCCCTAAATTTCGATCTTTGTGGCAAGCTATTCCTTTAATTGCTGTGACAGATTTAGCCTTTTCTCTTGATAGCGTTACCACTGCGATCGCTGTTTCTGATGAAACTTGGCTAATCTTAATTGGAGGAACTATTGGCGTAATTACTCTACGGTTTTTAGCCGAATTATTTATCACTTGGTTGCATGAATATACCCACCTGGAAGATGCGGGATTTATGACCGTTGGTTTGGTAGGATTAAGATTATTAGTAAGGGTTATTAATCCAGCTTGGATTCCCCCAGAATGGGTTATGATTAGTGCGATCGCTATCGTATTTGCTTGGGGATTTTCTCAACGTACAAACCCCATTACAGAAACAGAAACTGAAATTATTCCTCAAAAAACCGAGATTCAGGAAACTAAAGAACCGGAAAAAATTTCGTCTTAAATCTCTTTTCACTGCTCAGAAAAAGAGTTTGGTTACTGTAGGGGTTAACGGCCGTTAACCCCTAATTTTTTTAGGTTTTATTCGTATAACCAAGGAGTCATAGTGGGTTCCCAACTGACTAATTCTTGATCACTAAACCAAAGACTAATCTCCCGTTGAGCAGTTTCAATAGCGTCTGAACCATGAATAAGGTTCCGTCCAACACTAACCCCATAATCTCCGCGAATGGTTCCTGGTGCAGCAGCTAAGGGGTTAGTAGCACCAATTATATTGCGGGCCGAAGCTACTACTCCATCCCCTTCCCATACCATCGCTACTACAGGGGAAGAAACAATAAATTTAACTAAGCTGCCAAAAAAAGGACGTTCTTTATGAACATCATAGTGTTGTTCTGCTAATTCCTTAGAAACTTGCATCAACTTGAGTCCTACTAAAGTAAACCCTTTAGTTTCAAAGCGATGGATGACTTCACCCACTAAACCTCGTTGGACTCCATCCGGTTTGATCATGATAAATGTACGTTCCAAAGCTAACTCCTTGTTATTTTTCGATAATCAATTAGAGGACAGATCGCCCCTTCAAGATTTTACCGATATTGGTGACAATAAACTCTAATTAAGTGGGTTCTACCATATAATTTATGCTAAATTATTACCAATAAAAGACCTTAACTCTTTAGAGTTAAGCTATATAAACAAAGGTTGCCTACGCAACCTAGAATTTAGTCCCAAAAAGCGGACTTCGTTTTCATATAATAAGGCTTTAGCCTTTTATTAATTATTAGTTTAGCATACTAAGTCTGGTAGAACCGAATAATATAGGACTCAATATTGTGTAGATTTTGAATAAATGTAGGTTGGGTTGACGAACGAAACCCAACACAAGAGTTTTGTTGTTTGATTTCACTTTAATTTTTAATTAATCTGCAAAAATATTGTGTCAGAATAAAATTTAGTTTCCTCTGTATATGTGATGCTAAATTATCACAAATAATAACTCTTCATAGTAGGGATCAACGGTCGTTGACCCCTACTATACAAACAAAAGTTGCCTACGCAACCTAGAATGAGCGTCCGCGCTTGTCAGACGTGGTTTTTATATAATTAGGCTTGAACGTATTATTAATTATCAGTTTAGCTTACTGAAATGTTCCGTTAATTAAATAATCATTAACATTCTATTATTTATCCTAATTAGTGATTATAATATAATTAAGTAGGTAGACAAAATTAATTACACAAAATTTGTAGGGGCGGGTTTTTTACATAAATCCATGATTCTCACAAAAAATTTCAATAAACCCGCCCTTACTACCTTTGTTACTCAACCATTACGACTATATCAAAACCCGCCCCGACTGTGCAATTAATTTTGCGCACGGTACTTATATTTATCTTGAAAAAAAATAAATTATGACCTATTGTTTAGGAATTATTAATCATGCTGGAATTGTAATGGGGGCTGATTCTCGGACTAATGCAGGAGTAGATTATATTTCAGCATATCGCAAATTGTTTGATTTTTCTAAACCAGGTGAACGAGTAATTTTAGTTTGTGCATCAGGAAATCTTTCTGTTACTCAAGGGGTGATTAGTCAAATTAAAAGAGATCTTCAGAACCCCGAAGAAATCAATCTTCATAACCTGTCTAGTTTCTCAGATATTGCTCATTATATTGGTCAGAAAAGTAGAGAAATTCAAGATAGAGATCGTTCTTGGTTAGAACGAGATAATATTGATTATCATTGTAATTTTTTAGTAGGGGGACAGATTAAAGGAGAAGAAGCACAACTTTATTTAATTTATCCTCAAGGAAATTGTATTCAAGCAACGAAAGAAACCCCATTTTTACAAATCGGGGAAACTAAATACGGTAAGCCGATTTTAGATAGAACAATTAAATATGATACTCCTTTAGAAGCTATAGCAAAATGTGCTTTACTTTCTATTGATTCTACCATGAAATCTAATATTTCTGTGGGGCCACCAATTAATTTAGTGATGTATGAAATCGATAGTTTAGTGATTCGTCATAAATTACAATTACGATTAGGTGATCCTTATTTAGCCAAAATTCGTAAATTATGGGAAGAATCTTTACGTCAAGCGTTTGATGCTATTCCTAATCTTGAATGGGAACCAGAAGAAAGTCAATTAAATGATGATATTTTAATTGATTAAAATAAATCTTAGATACCCTAGATATCATGATAGTGAAAACCAAGCAAGACGTATTAAAAATATTGGAACAACATCAAGACCTTTCTAATGGACGTTATACAGATCCGTTTAAATAACACAATTTTAGTGTATTTAAGATTAGGGTTTGTTGGGTTTCGTTCCTCAAACGCCACTTCCTCTACTTGGGGAAACCCCAAGACCGGAGTGGCTCCTCAACCTAGGAGAATTGTTAGTCTTGTAGGGGCGAATGGCTATTCGCCCTTAATTAGTATATTAACGATGAGACGCTCTTAATTGTCCACAAGCGGCATTCGCTTCTAGTCCCCTAGAATAACGGATACTCACAGCAATGTTATTATCTTGAAGTAGCTTCATAAATTGTTGTATTTGCTGTGGTTTTGGTCGTTGATAGTCTGCTTCAGCAATGGGGTTATAAGGAATTAAATTAACATGATTTTGGAACCCTTTTAAGTGTTTGACTAATTCTAGAGCATGATGAGGTAAATCATTGACTCCCCCTAATAAAACATATTCAAAAGTGATCCGTCTTCCCGTTATTTCCACGTATTTACGACAGTCAGCTAAAAGTGCTTCGAGACGATAATGTTTAGCACTGGGAATGAGTTTTTCCCGTAATAATTGATTAGACGCATGAAGACTAACCGCAAAAGTTACTTGCAGATGCTGTTTAGCAAACTCTATGATTTTTTTCGGTATTCCTACCGTAGAAATTGTCAACGATCGCTGTCCAATTCTTACATCTTGATTGAGAGTTTTTACAGCTTTAACCACTTCCTCTAAATTGAGTAATGGTTCTCCCATTCCCATAAAAACAACATGACTAACTCTTTCTTGAAAATCTTGTTGAACTGTTAACACTTGATCGACAATTTCTGAGGCAGTAAGATTACGATCATAACCCCCTTTTCCCGTAGCGCAAAAATCACAGGCCATGGGACAACCCACTTGTGAAGACACACAAACTGTTAGACGTTTAGAACTAGGAATACCCACCGCTTCAATGATTAATCCATCGGACAAACATAAGAGGTATTTACGAGTAGCATCGAGGGCAATAGTACGATGATGAATTGTAGAACGACCAAGGGGATAATTAATTAGTTTCTCGCGCCAATC from Aphanothece sacrum FPU1 encodes the following:
- the ndk gene encoding nucleoside-diphosphate kinase, whose product is MERTFIMIKPDGVQRGLVGEVIHRFETKGFTLVGLKLMQVSKELAEQHYDVHKERPFFGSLVKFIVSSPVVAMVWEGDGVVASARNIIGATNPLAAAPGTIRGDYGVSVGRNLIHGSDAIETAQREISLWFSDQELVSWEPTMTPWLYE
- the rlmN gene encoding 23S rRNA (adenine(2503)-C(2))-methyltransferase RlmN, giving the protein MVLTQETLLGKSLDELTQWVQQQGQPAYRGKQLHQWLYEKGARSLDEISVFPKDWREKLINYPLGRSTIHHRTIALDATRKYLLCLSDGLIIEAVGIPSSKRLTVCVSSQVGCPMACDFCATGKGGYDRNLTASEIVDQVLTVQQDFQERVSHVVFMGMGEPLLNLEEVVKAVKTLNQDVRIGQRSLTISTVGIPKKIIEFAKQHLQVTFAVSLHASNQLLREKLIPSAKHYRLEALLADCRKYVEITGRRITFEYVLLGGVNDLPHHALELVKHLKGFQNHVNLIPYNPIAEADYQRPKPQQIQQFMKLLQDNNIAVSIRYSRGLEANAACGQLRASHR
- a CDS encoding proteasome-type protease, which encodes MTYCLGIINHAGIVMGADSRTNAGVDYISAYRKLFDFSKPGERVILVCASGNLSVTQGVISQIKRDLQNPEEINLHNLSSFSDIAHYIGQKSREIQDRDRSWLERDNIDYHCNFLVGGQIKGEEAQLYLIYPQGNCIQATKETPFLQIGETKYGKPILDRTIKYDTPLEAIAKCALLSIDSTMKSNISVGPPINLVMYEIDSLVIRHKLQLRLGDPYLAKIRKLWEESLRQAFDAIPNLEWEPEESQLNDDILID
- a CDS encoding TerC family protein; this encodes MLDQILDSSLSLSLKTPLLLLVLIALEAVLSADNAIALAAIAQGLEDRKSQRFALNVGLVGAYILRMSLILTATWVIKFWQFELLGAVYLLWLVFNYFTSQEDEQHHHHGPKFRSLWQAIPLIAVTDLAFSLDSVTTAIAVSDETWLILIGGTIGVITLRFLAELFITWLHEYTHLEDAGFMTVGLVGLRLLVRVINPAWIPPEWVMISAIAIVFAWGFSQRTNPITETETEIIPQKTEIQETKEPEKISS